In the genome of Pusillimonas sp. T7-7, the window GCTGCGACCAATCCAATTGCTGAAGTCCCCAGCCAGCGGCCCAGATGCTTCCGAGAAGGCCTAATTTTAGCCAAGCACGGGTGGGATGTACCATGCAGGACACCAGCGTCGTCGCACTAAGAGCCACAACAAAGGAAACCCCGTATACACCAAACACCGGGGCATACCCAGACAACGGGCTAGTAAAACCTTGTGTATATCCAGATGCTAGCCAAGGGAAGCCACCAAAAAGCACACCACGTAGCCACTCGCACGTCACCCAAACAGGGGCCAGAACCCAAACACCCTGCATTTTACGGATAAGGCGGCTTCCCACAAAACCAAATAATGCGGGGAAAAGAGCTAGCACCGCGCAAAACAATAACGTTGCGAGCGCAGCGGATGACGCAGACATGCCTCCGTAGGTGTGGAGACTCACGTAAATCCAATTCACTCCTGCACCGAAGATACCTACCCCAAACATAAACCCGACAAGCGTGGGGTTAAGCGTCCAGCGCGTTTGGGACAGCAAACCGAAAAGACCCGCGAAGGTCAAAATCGATACCCATGCCAGATTAAACGGTGCAAAGGCCAATACCGATAACACGCCTAATAAAAAGGAGCCTAGATAAAGGCCTACGTGTATTGGAATACTACATTGCCGATAAGACCGACGCGCTGACTTGATCATGGAGTCACACTGATCCTGGACATAAGGTCTTTGAAAATTAGACTTTACCTTCTACGGAAAAGCGGCCTGAATTAGCGATGCCGCTGCTATTGGTGGAGAGGGGAAGAGTCGAACTCCCGACCTCGTCATTGAAAGACGCACTCTGGCCTCTGAGCTACCTCTCCAAGTCAGCAGCATTCTAGCAATTACTACCCCCGCTAGTTGACGCGACGGCGATAGATGACAAGAGAATCAAAAAACACTTGACCCTAAAGCCACTGTAGGGTTTCTAATAGCGGCATCAAAGGAAATCCACTATGAAAAATCCTCAGCCAACCGTCGACAAAACGACCGCATCGTGTTGCGATCACGCACACGGCCACAGTAGCCAACCCACAGAGCCGCCGCAGATGCCACAAAAAAGCGGTTCCGCGACTGCCTATCGCATTGCCACCATGGACTGCTCCGCTGAAGAGTCTGAAATCCGTCGCGCGCTCGAACCAGTTACTGGTATCCGTAGCTTGGGCTTTCAGCTTGGCGCGCGCACATTGGTTATCGATGCACCAACTGACGTGTTGCCGTTGGCTTTGACCGCGATACGTAAAATCGGTTTTGATCCGAAAGAAATATCAAAACCAGGCGAGAGTGGTGAAATCTCCGGGCCGCATAGCGACCAGGAACACGGATTTTCGAGCGGCATTACCCGCTTGGTTTTTGCGCTCGTTTTTGCCTTCGGAGCGGAGAGTCTTTCGTTTCTCGCTCCCGACACCCAGCCGTGGCAAATCGCTGGAATGGCGATAGCCGTTATCGGGATTTGGCTGGCCGGACTCGATACTTACATGAAGGGCTTTTTTGCTCTTCGCCACGGCAGGCTTAACATTAACGCCTTGATGACCGTCGCAGTCACAGGAGCCTTCTTAATCGGCCAATGGGCTGAAGCGGCCATGGTCATGGCCTTGTATGCTATCGCTGAATTAATCGAAGCTCGCGCCGTGGATCGGGCACGAAATGCGATTAAGGGTCTTCTGGACCTTGCGCCAGAAACGGCCGAGGTTCGCCAGCCTGACGGCATTTGGCAGGTAATGCTAGCTGGGGAGATTACGCTCGGGTCAATCGTGCGTATCAAACCAGGTGAACGGGTGGCCTTAGACGGCACCGTCACGGCGGGAGCAAGTGCGATCAATCAAGCACCTGTGACAGGCGAAAGCATCCCCGTTGAAAAAGCCATCGGTGACCCGGTGTTTGCCGGCACCATTAATGAGTCTGGCTCTCTGGAGTTTGAGGTCACCGCTGTGGCGAGCGATTCGACGCTGGCCCGAATCATTCATGCCGTGGAGCAGGCGCAGGGCAGCCGTGCGCCAACGCAACGCTTTGTGGACAAGTTTGCCGCCATCTATACACCAGCTGTTTTTATCATAGCGTTGGCGGTGGCGCTGGCCGGCCCCCTACTCTTCGATTGGACTTGGCTGCAAGCTGCTTATAAAGCATTGGTCTTACTGGTCATTGCTTGCCCGTGCGCGCTGGTCATCTCCACGCCCGTGACAGTTGTCAGCGGCTTGGCTGCGGCCGCGCGCCGAGGAATCCTAATCAAGGGTGGCACTTATCTCGAAGAGGCTCGCAAACTCAAAGCCGTGGCATTAGATAAAACAGGCACGATAACCGCAGGCAAGCCAGAGTTGGTCGAATGGGAAATCATCTCCCCTATTGTTTCAAAAGAACGCGTAGCCGCGATGGCGGCAAGCCTGGCCAGTCGTTCCGACCACCCCGTATCCAAAGCTATTGCCGCAGGATTGAACCTGCCCGTCAATGACGTTGATGGCTTTGAAGCGCTTCCCGGGCGTGGTGTCAAAGGTGTAGTGGCGGGCGAGGACTGCGTGTTAGGCAACCATCGCTTGATCGAGGAGCGTGACCAATGCAGTGCCGAACTGGAAGCACTGCTTAAGATTCATGAAGAGACCGGGCGAACCGTTACGCTGTTTGCCTCCAACGAGGCCGTGCTAGCTCTTTTTGCCGTTGCCGACACGATTAAAGAAACCTCGCGAGCTGCTATTGCTGATCTGAAGGCGCTTGGGGTCACACCCGTTATGCTAACGGGCGACAATGATGCAACAGCAAAAACCATCGGCCACCAAGCAGGTATCGAGGACGTGCGCGGCAATCTCTTACCGCAAGACAAGCTGGCCGCGATTCAAGAAATGCAAAAACACTACGGTTTAACCGGGATGACGGGCGATGGCATCAACGATGCGCCAGCACTGGCTCAAGCCGATATCGGTTTTGCCATGGGCGCAGCAGGTACGGATATCGCCCTGGAAGCAGCCGACGTGGTAATTATGAATGATGACTTGCATCGCATTGCGACAACAGTGGAGTTATCGCGCAAAACCCACGCAGTGCTATGGCAAAATATAAGCTTCGCAATCGGCATCAAGGTCGTGTTTTTCTACCTCGCCATTTTTAGCGGGGCGACTATGTGGATGGCCGTCTTTGCAGATATGGGTGCCAGCTTACTGGTTGTGGCTAATGGTCTGCGTTTATTGCGTAGCGGCAATAAAGCAAGAGCGCACTCAGCCGGCTCAGAAACGCGCCAGACCGATTACGAACACTCAACAGGTTAGAGGCCGGGATGGCGCAACAATTTTCGTCCCAATCCCGTTGGTGGCTGTGGTGCTTATTAGCATTGAGCTTAGCTGCAATTGATCAAACCATTAAACAGGCGGTTTCAGCCTCCCTCCCACTTCATGCGAGTATTCAAATCACGACATGGTTTAACTGGACTCACGTTTTGAACCCTGGCGCCGCCTTTTCTTTTTTGGCTGACGCAAGTGGATGGCAACGGTATTTCTTCAGCGCTGTGGGGCTGCTGGTGAGCACCATTCTGTTATTCTCGCTGTGGTGCGGAGTCACGAGTCGATTGATAACGGCAGCGTACGTTTCGATCGTTGCCGGCGCCCTGGGCAATGTCATTGACCGAGTGCGTTTAGGCACTGTCGTAGACTACCTTGATTTTCACTGGGAAGCATGGCACTGGCCGGCCTTCAATTTGGCCGATGTGTTAGTGGTCGGTGGCGCTATTTTTCTTGCCCTCTCGTCCTTTACTTTCCCGCGAAACCAAATGAAGCAAGCTACATAACCTCTGCAAGAATCCTATGTTTCCGCGCTATTAACTCATCAGATGTTCCCATTGCACGTTGCACAAAAGCACAATCAACTACTAATAAATACCCAAACTCATGTCCTGGAATAACGCATTTTTCACAGCGATCACTCAACAACGCTCCTTGCATATTGTAGGGTTAATTCTGTTATCAACAAGCGCTTTTATGGCCCCAATTGCCTTTGCTGAGGTTTTGAGCTTCTCCGTTATTAATGAGCAATTTCGATTTCCTGAAGCGAACACTACTGCCGAAGTTCCACGAGTAGAGCGGCTTCGCAAAGCATTCCTCCCTACGCCAATTAAAGGAATCGAAACAAAAATAAGTTCTAATTTTGGCATACGCCTTCATCCTGTTCTGAACAAACCCATAGCTCATAAGGGAGTTGACTACTCAGCACCCAAGGGCACACCTATCAGGACAACAGCAGACGGGACTATCGCATTTATTGGACGAAAGAAGGGCTACGGCAAAGTCATTATTATCGAACATGCAGCCAATTTTTCCACGCTCTATGCCCATCAAAGTCGGTTCGCTGAAGGCTTAAAAAAAGGCGGTATCGTTCCAAAAGGGAAAACCATCGGATATGTAGGATCAACCGGAATGGTGACTGGAAACAACTTGCATTACGAGGTACGGGTGGACGACCAGCCGATTAACCCATTAGAAGTAGATCGACTACTCGTTGAGAATGAATATTTTTTCGATAACGTAAATTAATCCGGTTATGGGATTTTGACCAAACAATGGCCATCTCCAAAAACGCGAATATTCATAATACCATCAGTTACTTATCCGTTTATCGAGCGCAATATGATACGGTCAAACCCTCTCCCATTTTGGAATTACAGGAAGACACTACTATGAAAAAAATAGTCCTTAGTATTTTATTGTTTTGTGGTGCCTCGGTCGCCCATGCGGCGACTGTTCATGGTGAACATGCAGCACCTGTACCTG includes:
- a CDS encoding cation-translocating P-type ATPase, which translates into the protein MKNPQPTVDKTTASCCDHAHGHSSQPTEPPQMPQKSGSATAYRIATMDCSAEESEIRRALEPVTGIRSLGFQLGARTLVIDAPTDVLPLALTAIRKIGFDPKEISKPGESGEISGPHSDQEHGFSSGITRLVFALVFAFGAESLSFLAPDTQPWQIAGMAIAVIGIWLAGLDTYMKGFFALRHGRLNINALMTVAVTGAFLIGQWAEAAMVMALYAIAELIEARAVDRARNAIKGLLDLAPETAEVRQPDGIWQVMLAGEITLGSIVRIKPGERVALDGTVTAGASAINQAPVTGESIPVEKAIGDPVFAGTINESGSLEFEVTAVASDSTLARIIHAVEQAQGSRAPTQRFVDKFAAIYTPAVFIIALAVALAGPLLFDWTWLQAAYKALVLLVIACPCALVISTPVTVVSGLAAAARRGILIKGGTYLEEARKLKAVALDKTGTITAGKPELVEWEIISPIVSKERVAAMAASLASRSDHPVSKAIAAGLNLPVNDVDGFEALPGRGVKGVVAGEDCVLGNHRLIEERDQCSAELEALLKIHEETGRTVTLFASNEAVLALFAVADTIKETSRAAIADLKALGVTPVMLTGDNDATAKTIGHQAGIEDVRGNLLPQDKLAAIQEMQKHYGLTGMTGDGINDAPALAQADIGFAMGAAGTDIALEAADVVIMNDDLHRIATTVELSRKTHAVLWQNISFAIGIKVVFFYLAIFSGATMWMAVFADMGASLLVVANGLRLLRSGNKARAHSAGSETRQTDYEHSTG
- the lspA gene encoding signal peptidase II, which gives rise to MAQQFSSQSRWWLWCLLALSLAAIDQTIKQAVSASLPLHASIQITTWFNWTHVLNPGAAFSFLADASGWQRYFFSAVGLLVSTILLFSLWCGVTSRLITAAYVSIVAGALGNVIDRVRLGTVVDYLDFHWEAWHWPAFNLADVLVVGGAIFLALSSFTFPRNQMKQAT
- a CDS encoding M23 family metallopeptidase, whose product is MSWNNAFFTAITQQRSLHIVGLILLSTSAFMAPIAFAEVLSFSVINEQFRFPEANTTAEVPRVERLRKAFLPTPIKGIETKISSNFGIRLHPVLNKPIAHKGVDYSAPKGTPIRTTADGTIAFIGRKKGYGKVIIIEHAANFSTLYAHQSRFAEGLKKGGIVPKGKTIGYVGSTGMVTGNNLHYEVRVDDQPINPLEVDRLLVENEYFFDNVN